A genomic window from Chanodichthys erythropterus isolate Z2021 chromosome 1, ASM2448905v1, whole genome shotgun sequence includes:
- the zdhhc5b gene encoding palmitoyltransferase ZDHHC5-B, which translates to MPVGLSVGGALGDPSPSRPFRPSRYVPVSAATAFLVGATTLFLCFTCPWLSDRFSSSIPLYNVVVFLFTLANFCMATFMDPGIFPRAEEDEDKEDDFRAPLYKTVEVRGIQVRMKWCSTCRFYRPPRCSHCSVCDNCVEEFDHHCPWVNNCIGRRNYRYFFLFLLSLTIHIMDVFGFSLLYILHHTKQLDQIHSGVTMAVMCVAGLFFVPVAGLTGFHVVLVARGRTTNEQVTGKFRGGVNPFTHGCLKNIAHVLCSSQAPRYLGRLRKPHSVQVQPPFLRPPLSEAQLAAKVLDNGVQQSKSSLEIMESQSTDADPPPPPKPEHRYPGLPHTQNEECSLLTEAPPTPSLYKYRPAYSSPGKNHTASTHSSKMSRGNSMTESPSVPVTTGQPSYRSDPSLSSRGGAGCRGGGEGGRAGSVGLGGASAFGGRSYPSFTDTLLQSAAASCSSSLRSAQTAHNALGPLISEGTTSTSYKSLANQTRNGSLSYESLLTPSESPEFESAAHELSPPRPHPPHSLSTAPGPPPILGYTSPFLSAQQREGSLQACPAPLRPSPNRAFLRPTSSPPSRAPPLSPRARSLGSPPPGPAPGHTPLGKSLSYGGGAELQHRPSTSGGGTPMQNSTFKQNVANHNTHSHKPAGGVKKVTGVGGTTYEISV; encoded by the exons ATGCCTGTGGGTCTCAGTGTGGGCGGGGCTCTCGGAGACCCCTCCCCATCCCGCCCATTCCGCCCCAGTCGCTATGTGCCTGTGTCCGCAGCAACCGCCTTCCTTGTGGGGGCCACGACGCTGTTTCTCTGTTTCAC GTGTCCGTGGCTGTCAGACCGGTTCTCCTCCTCCATTCCGCTCTATAATGTTGTGGTCTTCCTCTTCACACTGGCCAATTTCTGTATGGCCACATTCATGGACCCTGGCATCTTTCCTAGAG CTGAGGAAGATGAGGATAAAGAGGATGATTTCCGTGCTCCACTTTATAAGACGGTGGAGGTGAGGGGCATTCAGGTGCGGATGAAATGGTGCTCCACGTGTCGCTTTTACAGACCACCGCGCTGTTCACACTGCTCCGTGTGTGACAACTGTGTGGAG GAGTTTGACCATCACTGCCCATGGGTGAACAACTGCATTGGGAGGCGGAACTATCGTTATTTCTTTCTGTTCCTGCTCTCGCTCACTATTCACATTATGGATGTGTTTGGCTTCAGTCTGCTATACATCCTCCATCACACAAAACAACTGGACCAGATCCACTCTGGAGTCAC TATGGCAGTGATGTGTGTAGCTGGTCTGTTTTTTGTCCCAGTTGCGGGACTCACTGGGTTCCATGTTGTGCTTGTAGCCAGAGGGAGAACGACCAATGaacag GTGACTGGGAAGTTCAGAGGCGGTGTTAACCCCTTCACACACGGATGTTTGAAAAACATTGCACATGTGCTGTGTAGTTCACAGGCTCCCAG GTATCTTGGTCGCTTACGAAAGCCTCATTCTGTTCAGGTCCAGCCACCATTTTTGCGGCCACCTTTATCTGAAGCCCAACTTGCAGCTAAAGTCCTGGATAATGGCGTCCAGCAG TCTAAAAGTAGTCTGGAGATAATGGAGAGTCAGTCCACTGATGCTGATCCCCCTCCACCACCAAAACCAGAGCACAGATACCCTGGGTTGCCTCACACACAAAATGAAG AGTGCAGCTTGCTGACTGAGGCTCCACCCACACCTTCATTGTATAAATATAGGCCGGCCTACAGCAGCCCAGGAAAAAACCACACGGCCTCCACACATTCCAGCAAG ATGAGTCGAGGGAACAGTATGACCGAATCTCCCTCTGTCCCCGTCACCACTGGGCAGCCCAGCTACCGCTCAGACCCCAGTTTGTCAAGCCGAGGGGGTGCAGGGTGCCGTGGGGGAGGGGAGGGGGGTAGAGCAGGCTCGGTGGGGCTGGGTGGGGCCTCTGCGTTTGGCGGGCGATCTTACCCTTCTTTTACCGACACCCTCCTCCAATCAGCAGCAGCCTCTTGCTCCTCAAGCCTTCGCTCTGCCCAAACGGCCCACAATGCCCTTGGGCCCCTCATCTCTGAGGGTACAACCTCCACTAGCTACAAGAGTTTAGCCAATCAGACGCGCAACGGCAGCTTGTCATACGAAAGCCTGCTGACGCCGTCCGAAAGTCCAGAGTTTGAGTCTGCTGCTCATGAGCTGTCCCCGCCCAGACCGCACCCTCCGCACTCTCTTAGCACAGCACCGGGGCCCCCGCCTATTTTGGGGTACACGTCCCCTTTCCTGTCTGCTCAGCAGAGGGAGGGCTCTCTCCAGGCCTGCCCTGCCCCCCTAAGACCCTCCCCCAACAGAGCTTTCCTGCGCCCAACAAGCTCACCCCCTTCTCGAGCTCCACCCCTTTCTCCTCGCGCTCGCTCGTTGGGCTCCCCTCCTCCTGGCCCCGCCCCTGGCCATACACCTCTGGGCAAATCACTGTCTTACGGAGGTGGCGCCGAATTACAGCACCGCCCCTCTACCTCAGGGGGCGGGACTCCGATGCAGAA CTCGACTTTTAAACAAAACGTGGCCAATCATAACACCCACTCACACAAACCTGCAGGAGGGGTGAAGAAAGTGACTGGTGTTGGAGGAACAACCTATGAGATTTCAGTATGA